The genomic DNA tttgtgtgttggtgaaTTTCTCACATGCCGTTTATCAAACATCGTCCATCGGCACCTCTATTGGCGTGGATTTGTTGCAATTTAAATGCTTTCCAAAACCCTTTCGGGGAAAGTGTTGCACATGTTGGGCGTGATTGCATTATGCAAAATGGTGTTATGGTGTTACctttcaatttttaattacCGATTTCCAGCTCATTACCAATCGTTTGAAGTTCGTGGGAACACTACAGTAAGAAGCGTCCAAGCTTGTTTGAAGTTCAAAGTAAAACTTCAGCAATCGCCATATAATTCCACATCACAATTAATGAGCTTAAGTCGGCATCCAAAACTCGGCTAGAAACTCCtgaagaaaaattgaatttctcGGAGTACGTCCGTAGGGTTTGAGGAAAATAATCAGTCCTCAATTCCCATTTATTACTCCACACGcatcacaaacaaacatagaAGACCCGGCTGGTATGTGAAGGCCGCCTGACCAGCGAACCCATGCCCAGCAAACGGGTTCCAATAAACTTTCCAAAAACCAAATTCCACACCGGGGGATATGCTGTTACGATCGGGCAAGGTGCCATCATGCACCATCGTACCCGCGGTAAAAATAGTAATTAAACAAATCCGTTGCGTGCCTCTTCCAGTCCGGTTCGGGCGCGATAATGCTGAGCTGACCATGAAGCTACCCTTGGCCGGATTTGTTGGTGAATTCTTTAAGCTCCCAGGCGCCCAATCAGTCGGAACCGTTAACCAAACCTTTCTGCTTATCACAGCGGTTTTTTTCCCACATACACACGGCGGAGTGTGAGGACCCATGTGGGGACATGTGGGCAAATTTCGATGAGGAGTTGGGAGATGCGTAAATGGAGCATAAGTAAACAAACTTAACGAGAGtaggtgagagagagagatacacaTCAAACGTAAAGCACCCTAAACATCCCAAGCCAAGATCCGGTCCGTGGAGAAACTGCGATGGCGTGTTGGTTCGGAAGGGAAAGTTCGGACCTCGTTGCCATTTTGGTGGACGGCAGGGCCACATCCGGTTGGGAGGGGTGAAACTCTCGGTACGGTACAACAGCAGCATGACTTTGCGTGGAGTTTATCGGCTAAATTTTATTCGCACCCAAAGCGCCACTaaacaccgccaccaccatgtATGCCACAACCAATCGAGCCACTAAGAATTGTTTTTCAGCAGGAATGTCACATTTGCCTTCTGGCTGCCTGGCCACTGATTCATTGGTTTCTGTTGTTGATGCTTGTTGCCATCTGTATCGCACTGTACACCGGAACTGTTGTCTTTCGCGTTTATCGTATCGTCGGAACGGGGGCCTTAGTTTATCGGGAGTTAGGGTCGAGGCTATCAGCAGACCACCTTAGTGCTTAAATCACACTGTCCGAGCTGCTTGTTGAACAACAACCCTGGCGGACATTGGCGCTCGTTGGCAAAGCCCAAGAAGCAGAGGACAAACTTCTGGCAGGAGGTTGGATGGGGCAAGTTGATCGTTCCGGATGGTGGACACGAGGAGCATTCGCTCACCGAGGCCTGTAAACATGACTGGCGCTTCTCGTCGAACCGATGCCCTGGTCCGCAGATACCGTCGAACGATTTGCCCtcgtagcagtagtagtacgAGCGGCAGTCCCGTGGGTTAGCGGTCAGATATCTGCCATTCGGACGGCACGTTGGTTCGGCGCTGCTCTGCTGGGCGAGAACACTCACCAAAACCAAGATGGCGGCCAGAATAGCTGTTGATCctggggagagagagaaagagattaGGGCGATAAGCAACAGGAATTTTCACTCGCACGAACCTTTCATCATTACACCACTAGAATGATACTAGCGTCGTCGAACCGAACGGCACCTGATTTTATAATGTTCTTAGATATCGTTTCCTTGCTATCGGGCGGTGAGCACGATAAGAACACGGCCCGGAGGCACGCGCATTGAAGGCATGACGCGCTCTGCCCATCgtaccatccatccatccatcatgaTGCCCTGTCTCGGCCAAGGTACGGATAGTCAGACTAGACCTATTCCCAGGCTTGTTATCTGAACCGCATGCACTAGCCCGAATATATCATGGAGCCGGGTGTGCGCCTGCACAGAACTTGTTCTCCTTACGCACATGCTGGCACGTCGGACCAGAGACCCGAATGATTGATGAAGTGTGTGTATGGCTCATGTCCACGTCGGTGTCTACCAAGCTACTGATTGTCCTTGCCTGGATCTTCCAACACCCATCTTTCAGCCCTTATATCTATCCTCTCTCTTCTGGCGTTGCTAAAATTAGTGAATGAATTCATTTGGGGTTGAATGCAACGCTCCTAGCGCATTCCTACCAGGTTGCGTCTGCCGATAAATGCGTGCGTGAGTGCGATCTATGGAGATGATATGATCGTACAGTGTGGAGCGTCCATTAGCAATTCCAAGAATTGCGTAGGCTCGCTAGCGAATTTTTAAAAACGCTCTTGATTAGATAAGTTTAGATagtggtgtgttttgttgtttatgcTTTCTTTTGACAAGAAGTGAGAAACAAAGCAATTCCCAATGGAAGGGAGCCAATGGCCGAGGGAGAAGGAGATAGGCGTCACTCTTCAGCGGAACTTAGCTACTAATCCTCCGAAACAAGCTCTTCTTTAACCAGTCCTTACGCGCATTTCCGCTTCAAAGATAAGAGCTTATTTTCAAATCACCTtaatttgtatttgttttgataCGATACCCACCGTGGCAGCTAATCTGTGGACAGTAAGAGCTTTCATTAGGTGTGGAATGATCTCTTACCCAACAGTTAGCATGGAATGGAACAATCGATAGCACCGTTTGGACCCTCGTTACGCCGTTTTGTTTAGCTTCCCAACAACAGAAGCAACCGTGGCAACCCACATCCCACCCGGGGTACGATCGATGAGTAATTGTTGAAACAGCTGGTGCGTTCTAATTACAGCCACCcgagccagcagcagctcgttcCAACCGTCTCGCGGTGAAGCCTCAAAAtaagcaaaattaaaaacaataacattCGTTCAACCCCCCCCCGAATGATGCAGCGAGCGAGCTGTTGTGCGCCCGCGGAAACCGGGAGAGCATCGAATTGGGTCACAAATTTCCACCGGACCGGAGATGTGTTTTCACACCGTGGTCGAGAGAAACAAAACTGGGCCCCCCGCCCGGATGTGCCACTGGGCTTGGGTGGGGTGCaagcggtacggtacggtacggccGGGTAGTTTGGAATGATTCAACATTCGGCCTACGATTTCGATTATGGTtggaagtgtgtgcgtgtgccgtTTTGGGTAATTTCATCAGACCCCAGCTAATTGTgcgcaatgtttttttttgtggttgcgTGGGGAAGACGATTGGAAGTGTGGAGTGGAAGCAGGGGAGGGGCGAGATCACATTTTGTAGCTAATGTAGTTTCAGTAGGGTGTTAAAGATACATTACGCGACAGTTGAAGGTCGCAATAGGATTAAATCGAAGCTCGAGAGTTCGTTAGTGAAGGAAGGAGCTTTAAATTGGAGAACCTTATatactttttttaatatttttaaatcttttgcAAGTGGAGAAGAGCATCGTAACTCTTGCCATTTAAAATAACTGCACAAGAAGACTAAAATTTCATTTTGAGATATAAAAATAGTTAACAGCGCCATCTATTGTCGGGTCCCGCTACTACCAGAAATCAACGCCCCTTGTACATCGAAAAAGGTGaatcttttttccctttttccagtGCATAAATGCAATCTTAAAGCACTCTGCTGGTCTTCGGAACAGCACAAAAAGCCTCCAACAAGCCTCTCCACCATCATTCTGCAATTCTGCAGAACCATTCGTGCGAAGGAAAATTGTCTTTTCCCCACGTCCATCATCCCCGGTGTGGATGAGGACAAAACCAAGGGTTCATTGACAAAGGGCACGCTAGTCTTCTCGCCCGTCCCGCCCATCGCAGCGTTGTTGCACCTCCGGGTTGTGCTGCACCCATTTGCGTTGTACAGTTAGACACAGCTCTTTCATTAAAACCCAGCTAACCGTGACGTCACTGCATCGTCAAGCATAAACGGAGCTTCAGCCGGGGGAAGGTTCAAAATAAACGTCTAACGACAAGTGTACATGATGCTGCAACGAGTGTTGGTGGGCAGGAACGATATTTTTCTATGTTTTTATATGAAAAGCAATGGAGCTTATTACTACTACCCAACAAACATGGATAAACATGCAACATGGTGCCGAGTGCAACAACACTGTGGTTAGTGTCTGTGGCTAGATTTCACTAATCCTGATCTGATTTGGGCGCGCAGGATTCGCTGCCGGTGCGCTGGGCCAACCTGTTTGCGGTAGAGTTTCTCTATTTCTCACCTTCACATGGCTGACTACTTCCGCGGCATTTCCGCGAGGGGTTGGGTGTCCGTTCCACCTGAGTGCACTggaaaacaatataaaaatcaGTAGATTAATGCTCGGCTCTTCTGGGCATGCGGTTTAGGGGAGGTATGTGGACTGGAGATCGTGATGTCATACGGATAGATAGCGATTTTCGGCTTCCGTCTGTCAAGTTTTTTTCCGATTGCGCGAAGCAtcattaaatataaattagaTACGGAATTGGGTTTGATTCTCGTGAGATTGGCATTACAATACGTCTAAAATGGGATAAAGAAATATTCATAGACTGTTTTATGgtgttttaaacaattctATTACAATGTTTAATTGATTAAATAAGGTACACAGCAAGGAGGCAAGCAAGATTTTTATCGTGAAAATTTCATAATTCAATCCAATATAATTTAACTCTATTTATATAGCTAATTTAATAGTTTTACTActaaaaaacttttttcataAATGGATTGCTTGAGAATTATAGTAAGGAACGTTAATATAAATCTTTTCTAATTAATTTAGGTATTGTTGAAGTAACTCatatatttgaaatattttttttattcacgtAAATAAAATAGTTCCCACACTATTACGATAACCTACGCAGCTAAAGTTCTCACCTCATCACACATAGCTACTCACGACTTGTTATTCTCGCTTTCTCACTTCCTATCGTCTCACGCTCGTATCTCACGCTAGTGAGTCAGTGAGAACGTCTaccaaaaacacaacagcagcTCACGTTTTCATCGCCTGTCTCACTATGAAGGATGTGATGAGAGATAGAGCTACAAGTGAGAAGGGCATagcgttttttctttcactgaTGCCGCTaagtttgtttatttcatCGCGGTTAAGAGAGGAAAGAATGAGAGAGCGAGTATTAAAACAACCCGGCACGCTATTGCCCAACAGATGGCGCCAAACAAAGTCGCTAGCGAAATACAAGCACCaatttttattaacttttgaatgattttgttTGCAGTCTTGTACGTattctaatttattttaatttatggtTAGTAAAAGAAACGTGTTGTCAAATATTTTCCGtaattttatgttaaaaaaataaaaagttatattaaacaaaaaatacaaaactaaaaaaaatcaagctaCATTCTTTAAAAACATCTTTAAGAGTACAATCAAATTAATTACAAGCCaatgatataaaaaaatattcttccgaaccaaattcaaaaaagggaaaaaacataGAACTCATGCCGGCGCGAgggaatgaaacaaaaacgaaaaatacaCACATCCCAACAAGCTTGCATCAACGATCCCTGACGACGGGGGTTGTACGCTACACAACACGGAACACAACCGCGCAGAAGCTTGTCGTCCGCGAGACGATTCGGATCGTCGCTCGGTGTTTCGGTGTGGTACGTTCGATGAGGTGTGTGCAATAATGATGATAATATTTCGAAGCGTATATTCTGattcgtgtgtttttgtgacCAAAGAAGAGGAACAAACATGATTTGTGtcccaaaaaaatattgtttacaCTTGGAAGGTTAAACGAAAAAGTGCACAATATACGGAAAAAATTGTGATTTTGAGGGCTCCGTGATGTGATGATATTTTAAAGTGCCATGTGGAAAACCGTGAGGAAATATGTGTCTCTCACGATAAACGCCAAAGGAAGCGTGATGGAAGCAGTGA from Anopheles stephensi strain Indian chromosome 2, UCI_ANSTEP_V1.0, whole genome shotgun sequence includes the following:
- the LOC118508137 gene encoding probable chitinase 10, whose protein sequence is MMKGSTAILAAILVLVSVLAQQSSAEPTCRPNGRYLTANPRDCRSYYYCYEGKSFDGICGPGHRFDEKRQSCLQASVSECSSCPPSGTINLPHPTSCQKFVLCFLGFANERQCPPGLLFNKQLGQCDLSTKVVC